In Heliangelus exortis chromosome 19, bHelExo1.hap1, whole genome shotgun sequence, the genomic stretch TGTTCCCAGAGGGTAAAACTGAGGGAAGGcagtaagcaaaaaaaaaaaaaaaacccaaaccaaccaaacccgCCTAAGAGATCTTCCATCATTCAGCTGCTTAGAGACAGCCCAAAAGcagtgggagaaggaagaacaaTGATAGGTGGTGGTGAGCTGTGCCACGAACTGCGTGAAGCTTGGGTATGggcaagaaaaagaataaaataggAGACAGTAGCCTAAAGCAAGCCtggagaggaaagcagcagaacacagaTCAGGAGGATCTGGGAGGAGAGGAactgggaggaggcagcaggtgGAAAGGGTAAAGGATGAACTGCACAGCTGGAGAGGTCCCTGAAGAAACaagcagcaaaggagaaaggTAAGAATGTtatgttttccatttctttaaaGGTGACCCTCAAGATTCCCCGGAGTTGGTGTACAGAGCATAGACAGCGTGCTGTTAGACTTCAGCAATGGCTGCATTAAAAGCAATTGTCCCCATGACCGTTTTTTTGGCTGACTGATGCCAAGTGAACTCAAGGGTCCTGTGTTGTCCACCATTGGAGGCAGCAACTCCCAGGCTGGTTTGTTGTATGTTTTAAGACACAAATAACTTCTCTGCATAAGCTCACCACAAGGGCTGTAAAGCATGCAGGTAGGCTGAGGAGTCTGGTGGGGAAGGCACAACATGGCCAAGCCTCCAGCAGCCATGCTCAGGAGTGCGTTAAGTAGATCGCTGAGATCCACGGGCTGCAACCAACAGGGCCCTGGCATCTAAATTATAACCTAATTAATGTCAGGACCAAGAGTGTCTGTGGAGGGAAATGGCGCCACCAGTGCTCGGTCCCGGGCCcggccgccagggggcgccATAACAGCCGGAGCAGGGGCAGCGTCTCCACCAATAGGAGAGGAGCGTGGCGGCGTCTCCGCCAATGGGAGCGGGGGGCGGGCCGGGGAGCTGTCGGTGCGGGGAAGTGCGCGGAGCAGTAGCAGCAGCCATGCCGGTGGATCTGGGGCTGTGGAGCGGGCCGCTGAGCCTCACCGAGGTGGAGCAGAAGCCAGCGCACCCGCTGCGCGTTAAATATGGCTCCGTAGAGATAGACGAGCTGGGCAAGGTTCTCACGCCCACGCAGGTGAGCAGAAACCGGCACCGCGCGCAGGGTccggggtgggggggtgtgtgtgaggCAAAATGGCGGGTGGCGGGCGGGCCTCCTGCGCCTTCGCCCGTCGGAAGCTCCTCGGGCGAGGGGGAGTGAGAAAGGTGCCTTAGGCCTGCAGGAGGAATCCCGTCAGCTTCCCCAGGCTGGGTGCGGTGCGTCAGGAATGTCCCGGAGCTCCTCGGGTGTTGCTGTCTGCGCTGCCTCTCGGTGCGGTGCAGCGGGCGcgggcagcagggctggctggtggTCCTAACCCTGTCACCCCTCCAGGTCCAGCATCGACCCACCAGCATTGAGTGGGATGGCTGTGATCCTCAGAAGCTTTACACCCTGGTTCTCACAGACCCAGATGCTCCCAGTAGGAAGGACCCAAAATTCAGGTAAAGGGGTTGGGCAGCTCCCTGTCTTGCCAGGGGAAAATGGAGCATCACTCTTGGTCCGTGGAGAGGCTCAGAAGCAGGTCAGGACTGTGCTCTGCCTAAGGTGCAGCCGTGAGCCTGTGGCTCGGGGTAGGAACAGTGACCTTGCATCTCTCCTTGAGAGGAGGACAGCATAGGCAGAAGTAGCTGCTTTTGCCAGGGGTGCTTGGAGGTCTGTTGTAGCTGGGAGCATCTGCTGTTCACTCTGATTTGGCACGTGTGGGAGTTGGAATTGGGTCTGTACTGCTGTACTAGCAGTGGAGTTTTAAAcctgggagcagctcagctttCTCAAATCAGGCTCAGAAGTGTGTACAGTACCTACTCTTGGGGATCTGGCTCTGGGCTTCTCAGTGCTGCAAGGCAGGATGACAGAGCTGGTTTTGATGGACTCTGCACCCCGAGGGAGGCAGTACCTGCTGTAGGATTTGGCAAACCAGGAACAGCAGCTGTTGGACAGCTTCCCCAAACTGACAGCCttatggaaaagcagcagcttgcagCCATGAAGGGTTTTAGCTGGGGCTGATTGGTGTTTGCCATCTTTCAGGGAATGGCACCACTTCCTAGTGACCAACATGAAAGGCAACGATGTGGGAAGTGGGACTGTGCTGTCGGATTACGTTGGCTCTGGCCCTCCCAAAGGAACAGGTCAGTACCTGGATGTAGCTGCACACCTTCAAAGGgtgcagaggggagggagggctgcaggaaaCTGGATACCAGCTTCACCTGTGCTGCCTGGCTGAGCAGGgcaagggttggacttaatgatctttCCAACCCAGATAATTCTATGACCAAACAGCATGCTGTGCTGCCTAAAGGGCCCACAGGGGACTGCCTGCAGCTGCTTGTAtccaggggcagcagggacacccaTCACCACTGTCCCTTTGTCTGGGGACAGGCTGGTGCTGtcctgctggcagtgctgcctggTGGGGGGAGCTGTGAAGCAGGTCTGGTGTGTGGTCTGCAAGCTCCTTTTGGCTGAGTCCCGCGTGGCCTTTGTACCCTGGAGAACAAGAGCCCCGGGCACCAGCACATCCcaggggggcaggggggtgtTTGCTGTGCTCTCAGGGccacccctctccccccaggGCTGCACCGCTACGTCTGGCTGGTGTACGAGCAGCcgaagcagctgagctgcaccGAGCCCGTCCTCTCCAACCGCTCCGGGGACAAACGAGGGAAATTCAAGGTGGCTTCTTTCCGCAGCAAGTACGAGCTGGGGGTGCCAGTGGCTGGCACTTGCTACCAGGCAGAGTGGGATGACTACGTGCCAAAACTCTACGAGCAGCTGTCGGGGAAGTAAGGGGTGAGGGGACCTGAGGTAGCACTGTGCAGCACCCCCCTGTGCCCAGGCAGAGCACGTCCCtgtacttttgttttcatttgttgaGCCCAACTGCTCCTGCACTGACCCCTGGGACTGGAACCCTGTCCCTGCTTTGCTGTTGGTGGTGGTCCAGAcctgtgctgtgctcctgctggctcatgttgcTACAGGCCACCGTCAGACAAGCTTTTGACACAGTGTCTCTCAGAGGGCCACCCCTCCAGGCTGCAGGGGTGTAGGGGAAACCAGAGCCTTTGTGAATTTGTGTCCCTGCTGTACTGAAGCTGTGTTGTGTGGGCACAGAACCACTGCTGGGGTGGTGTTGGCTGTGCAGTTTCCCCTTTCCAGAAGAAGGGATGGCAGTCTAAGGGAAgctcccattttttttaattttacccTCAAGTTATTTGGCCAGTGCCTCCTCTTCACTGAGGTGAACCACGAGAGCAGTGGTGGGGTagggggtgggaggaggcagGAAGCTGGTTTTTAGCACTACTTAACTGTTCTCTGTTGCCACTCTAAGCTGAGACCACTTCATTTTGTTCTGTTGTGACCTGATCTGTTTGCTCACAGTGCAATTAAAAACTTACCCAGGTGGATGGTGGTGTTGTCTTCTTGGGTGAGGAGtgcctgcaggagcagcacggtgtcagcagttcctttttccctcctgttgGAAGGCTGGGCAGGAGCTCCCCTTTCCCCACAGTGCAGCCCAAAACACTTTCTGCTCCAGAACACAGCTCCATCTTCCCATCCAACCTCCTGTGTGCCACCTCACATCTTCTCACCCTGAGGTGCTGCTTGCTGTCACAGTGAAGCTTCGTGGCAAGCAGAGTGCTGGCTCTGGCAAGTGAGAGGGTGTTTCTGAAGCAGCTGTCTCTCCACCGGGTAATTTATCCCCTGAAACCCTACTGTCACCTGTCgggcagctggcagaggagcttgtccctgtctgtcccctgggaccttccctccagcccccaggagctgctctgcactgctgatCCCCAGTTTCAGCTCCTGTGGGAGGCACCCCCACCTTTACTGACCTGAACGCAgttcccagcccagctgcagggttCCTCTTGTGCTgatcctccagcagctctcagtGAGGTCTGGTGGTGTCTCGTAAGCAGAAAATGAACCTTTGGGCCAGTCTGACAActttaaaaggttaaaaaaaaaaaaaaaaatgaagccaagGTAATTCTGCTTCTTGGAACTAGAAGCTGTTCCccttttttaaacttcttttgtGGAAGTGGTCTGAGAAACAGGTGTGACTGCAGTGTGACTCCTGTGAAGCAAGGTGGTTGGGTTCAGCCCCAGGGTAGTTTTTTCAACCCAGCCATTAAAACATTTCCTGAAAACCCATCAATCCTGCTGTAAACATCCCCAGTTATTTAAGACCAAGATCCACCAGATGAAGTGCAGGGGGTGGGTGGAGACACCCTTGGCCAGCTGTACTTCCTGTGCTCCCTCTTGGGCCATCTCAGGCTGGAAATAAACCACAACCCATTAACCTACAAACCTccactgtcagaaaaaaacagatttggaACAAAGCCCCCTCCAGGCACCCTGGCACGGGCTGAGGGGCTTTTTCCCCCTCAGGAGGGGGCAGCAGAGGGGTCACTTCACCCTTCCCACAATGAGACAGCGAGGCATTGTGATGAACacttttatttacaaatataattaaaagCTCTGACAGTTACTCATGCTCTTCCTTGGaacctgaaaaatgttttgttttttctttttagtaatttttttttttaatattttttgttttacttttttttaaagtgcatgcaaaagaagtaaaaccttttttttttcatctttttattgTAAGAAAATACACAGTTTGAAAGTGTGAATAATGCAATATTTATGACGAAGATCATGGGGTTGGGGGTGGACTTGGGGgaggaacaaaacaaagaaaaaaaaaaagaaaagaaggaaaaaataaaaaaagggctGGGGATGATCTGACAGACAGTGTTGGACTTCAAGTACGGAACCGGAGAGtggggaggggtgggtgggagcaggagggaaagggggaaagaagtaaaaaaatttttgatcagagaaacagttaaaatacaatatgaaaataagtaaaagcTCTCCTTAAATTCCTTCTATACACAAAATACATGATTTGACAAAGCCCAATTTGTGCTACTGGGATCCTGTGGGCTCATTTAAGTGTATTCACATTCTCTGCGACAGCAGAAAATGATTATGATACAATCAAGAATATGCTGAGGAGccagggctgtccctgcccccccccagcaTGGTTCTAAAAATCACCAGAGCTTTGCCCCACCCCgccccacccccaaaaaagtAATAATATGTCACCACTGATATGTACATCACgattaagtttttttttttcctgtaaaatgtATCAAATTTTTCaatctttaataaaatttttttattattattattattatttaatttttcctgatgaataaataccaaaaaaataaaaataaaataaaattatgcagCAGCTAGTTAAGGTAAGGCTGCGGATTTAGTCTCTCTCCCCCTGGGTTTGTATatataatctgatttttttttttttttttttaaatttttttttgcttgtacTTTTCATTGATCGGTGGTAAAATGAGTGATTGCTCAAAAGCAACATacatccacttttttttttttttttttttttttttttttttttttttctccattaaaacTGTCTCCaaaattttcactgaaacattttttaatcattGCACAGAGACATCAATACTGTGACATACTATGGAAAAGACTGCCAGGAGCTGTCCTGCACCAGGAGCTGacagagggggaaaggggcCCCTGATGGAGTGGGGGTTTTACAGGCACTGGTCCGACACGATGTCAgtaagagagacagaaagagagagagcacGCCCGTAACATGGGGAATGTTGGTTTGCAAGTTTTatccttgtttttttgttgttttttttttgtttttttttttttttaatggcaaaaaaaaacccaatctcATCTATAGTCCTCCTTGGGATATTCCAATGTGACCAAATTCCCAAAGCCCATCCGCAGGCTCTCCACGTCAAACGTCTCAATCTCTCGCTCCTGCCTTTCCAACAGAAACTTGATCCTCTCGCTGCgttccttctggagggcagccAGCTCCTCTTCGATCTGCAACAACCACAGtcagcagcccctgggcacagcaccacaaccaccaccaccaccaccccacacCTCCCAGACAAGCCCCACACCCCAGCTCGTCCCACCCAAAGCTTTTACCTTTTGTTCGAGGTGTGCCCTGCGCAGTGACACCCGTTGCTCCAGCTTCTGGAGTTCTCTCTCGTGCTGTGCTTCTGTCTGCATCTTAATTTTGCTCTGGTAGGCGTtgagcagctccatctcctgctggaGTTGCAGTCTCAGGGCTTGGCATTCTGCTTCTTGGGCCTCGTCCAGCCGTAGCTGTGTAACAGCAGTGGGAAAGGAACATTGTAAAACTTGGAGAGTAACTCACTCCTGGGCTCCAACACCAGCTACACACTGCTCATCCTCCTCAAAGCctctggtggtggtggtgtcgGGGGGAGAAAGCAGGCAGGGTCATCAAGAGCTGCTTCCCCCTTCAGGCAGAGAAGCCTCAGGAAGGATCCAATTCTAAAACCCCAGCAggtgaggggcagcagggaaggcTGCGGGCAGCAGGGCTACCAGAGGGCAAGTGCTGCCcaagagattattttaaagttatcaACAGGACCACGCAGCTCAGGTCACACAGCTCAGGTCCCAGTGCTAGGACAGGAGACCAGGAGGTGCTGCAAGGACCAACAAGGACTccttagaaagaatttctttctggagagggtgctcagccattggaatgggctgcccagggaaggggtggattctccatccctggagatatttccaaagagcctggatgtggcactcagtgccatgggctgggaaccacggggggagtggagcaagggttggacttgatgagctctgaggtcccttccaacccagccaattctaggattctatgattccaccCCAGCTCCACAGAGGCCCCTGCACCTACCGCCTGTGAGGCCATCATCTCGTTGATGCTCTGCTCATACTGCTCTGCCAGGATGGCAAGCTTCCTCGTCTGCTCATCCTTCAGGCTCTTCAGAATTGTCTTGTGCTCACTCTTTGGAGTTACTTCCAGCTGGTGATTCTTCAGTGCTTTGTACTGCTTAGTTTGCACTTTGCACGTGTCCTGGAACTGCTTTTTGATCTGCATTTCCATAGCCTGCCAAGGAAGGAATGATGTGAAAAGCACAAAGAGCTTTGGGAATGGAGAGGTTACAGTACATCCCAACAGGTGGGCTGGGAAGAGACACGCAGAGTTCCCTGGGCCAGGAGCAGGATCCACTGCTCTCTCCTCACCTGAGCACATCTCCATCTCTCACCCCTGCAGGTCACCCAACCCATCCTCCTGCCCCCTGCCTCccaaaaagcatttatttgctttttcaagGCCTCTCACTGCTTACTCACCAAGGCCTCCCCAAGCTGCCTCCCCCCCCTCAGCCACGTGCTGCTGCACagagagggcagagctgagaaCTCAGATGACTGTGACAAAGGCAGTAAAGGCAACGTGACCTTTTGGAGGCtcagaagaggaacagaagTCACCCACCCCTGCTCAGAGGTTTCTAATCAACCTGCAGCCAAACTGGGACAGAGCTCAGTGCTCAGCAcaccctctctctccctccacTGACTTTGGAAGTGAGGAGCTATCACCCAAACCCCTTCCATCTCCGGGTTTACAGGCTGCCAGCATCAAGGCCTGAAGATAGCACAGCTCATCAGAGCAAGTTCTGTAATACTTGACTCAGGAGTAGCCTGTTTTTACCCTGCAGCTTCAATTAGCTCAAAAAATCCTCAGTGCTCAGTGAGCTCTTTCTTGCAACCTTCTCACAGAGGAGCCCTGAGCACAGGGAGGGAGATCCAAGGGAGAGCACAGAGTGCTGGTGGAGAACTGTGGGAGGAGGCAGCAAGCAGACAGAGCAGCCTGCCCCGCAGGACAGAGGTTGGAAGAGAGTGAAATCCTCCAGCACCTTCAGGTTCTTTGGTTGCTGCCGGAGCTCCATGAAATGCTTCCTGTGCAGCTCCCGCTCCCGCCGCTTGTTGTATTCCAGCTGGTTCTCCAGCTCAGTCTGGTGCTGCAGCCGGATCAGGTCCATGCGCAGCTTCTGCAGTGTGTGCAGCTGCCTGTACTCCAGCTCGCGTGTCGACTCGTCGTGCCGGATCAGCATGGCgtgctccatctccttctgggtCCGCTTCTTGTTCAGCTCCTGCACAAGAGGGCAGCAGAGGGCAAGACAAAACCTGAGGAGCGATTCCCTTTCCCTTGTGGAGCAGGTCCCGGTCATTCCTCTGAACAGTATCAAGGACTTCCACGTGCCACAGGGAAACACAAAATCAGCAGAAGGATGGGAACGCTAACAAAGTAGCAATCtagcatccatccatccatctatctctccatccatccatccatccatccatccatccacccatccacccatccctcccctgtAACCTGCTCCTCTGGCAGCTCCTAGATCACCCAGGAAGTCTCCAGCAGGTGGCACTGAGCACACACGAGGcctctgtggctgcagagaCTTGCTGAAGCTTTTAATAAATCCAGTTTGGAGTCAGTGACATAACAGGGGGGCTCTGATTTGTCAGGTTTAATCTGCCCCGAGTCCCTGCTAGACCCTGGGAACCACGGCTTCTCATCCATCACTGGTACTAGAATGGCCAAAGCAGAGGTGAACAGCTCTAACATGAAGTAAATTCCAAAAAACACTGTgtacagtttggttttttggccCCAGGCACAGCATGTTTTGCAAAGTAAGTTTACAGCCTCACACAGTTTTGCAGTGTACACACAGGGTGCCCTGCAACCCAAGGAAACCTTCACtgcactaaaagaaaaataataaaaaaaaaagaatctaatTATTTGGAGTTGTTGCTTGCATGTTGTAATCCTGTAGTAACTCCCAACAGCAGCACCTGCAAGCAGACACTTCAGCACCTTTGGGTGCTGTATCTGTGATAAGTTTATGCTaggaggatggggaaggaaGCAGGGCCAGGTCTTGTCTCTGCATTCTTGGCCCTAAGGATGTTGCACGTGTTTGTATTTAAGCAGAACTTGCCCCTTTTACAGCCAGATCAAAAATCTGTGCTGGAATCAGTTGCTccaaggcaggcagcaggctgaacaggagtcagcctgcagggagctgtggcaCTTGTGCATTCCTtgcaggccaggccaggccaggccaggcagcCCCTTGTGCCCCTCGTGCCCATTCCACACCTGATTTCAGTCCACACAGTGTGAACAGAGGCATTCTGCTTCTCCTAAACACTTGCCTGTCTTGTACAGAAAAAACCTCTGTGGTTACATAAACATTCCTGAAGTGTTACTTACTTCATCTGTCTGATCCAGTGAATTTGAACAAGTTAGTAGGGGAgttattttcaggaaataaacaCTTAGATGACTCTCAAAATTAGATCTCTTAAGAGCTTAAAAATGCAGGAGCTCAGAAGAGTGTTTCCCAACTCAAACACCATACTGGGCAACTGAATTCTCTTCTCATCCCTGCTGGAGAGCTCGTATGCTATGGATAAGGGTGCCCATATCCAATTTTTCAGCCATTCATTTTCAGGGTGTCCCAGCTGAGATGTCTGGATGGGatctgcaaagcagctgaggagccccaggcagagctgaagtcaggagcagcagagctctgaacAGGTGAACTACAGGGCAATGTTAAATGAGCTGGTACATGATCATCAGAAATTTTTCATCACTCACTCACTCTCAGCCTTTACTAAAATACCTTCTCATCTGTTAGCCTTTATCCAAAAATAATGTTCATGAAGAATTCAGAAACTAGAGTGACTACCTCAGAAAAACGTGCAAGTAATAATTCATTCTCCAAAGTGATATTTGACTACAGGCAGCTGTGAGGCAAGGAGTAACAACTGATGAGCACAGCAAGACACTGAACAGCTTCTCACTAACAAACCACCGAGCCCATGGAAAAGCAACCTCTGCTTATTTGAAGACAATCAATGCAGACACAGAGGGACTGGAGTGCTGGTGTTTTGTACACGTGTAGCATTTAATTCTGCAACCTTTATATTGTTCTTTTAAGGCTGTTTACTGCTTTCTTACACATTTCAACTGTATTTCTTTAGCCAACACAGCTCCTTCCAGccacccctcagctctcccACAGGTGGCCCTGGCACTCACCATGGCACAAACTGCCCTGGGCTGTGAAagcccccaaaacccaaaacccaggAGCTCCaacaaagaaagcatttaaCTAAAAGTGGGTGGCCCACACACTGTTTCTGTCTGCAAGGCAACTATGCCACCCGTTTTCCACAGTTTTCCACACAGCTGTGGCTATTTCCCAAAACGAGTTTCCCGCCTTTTTCTCAGTTCTGTTTAGCCATTGGAAACATCAAGATCTTAGGTCAGTCAGCGAGCTGTTTTATAGGCATGAAGCTAAAACAATTAAAGCAAAGCTCAGGGAAGGAAGTGGAGGAGTGTCATACCTCCCGAATGTTCTGCTGCTCCATCTCATGCCTCTTGATCATCGTTTTTCTCTTGAAGAAACGGCAGTTTTTGTCATAGTAGAGTCTCTGCTGGCTGAGAAGATGGGCCTCCTCTTCAgcctgtgtgtgctgcaggTTCTCTTTATGTTTGGATATtctttcttgcttctctttcttcGGTGTGCTGTGGTCCTCATTCATTTCCTGCACACATACAGGGTCAAAACCAAGACTTCTCTTAGGATCCCAGCAACAGGACTTGAAGGGCCTTCAGTCTCTGGCTACTCTCCCACTCAGTTCACAAGAGGACACTAAAATCCTGACTGCACCACCAGAATCAAACTTGtaacccagcagtgcccagctctgctgcacctGGGGTTGTATTATCACCCACCAAGAGGAGGAGCAAAAAGCAGCCAACCTTTGAGGGGCTGAGCAATGAAAGGACAGTGACAAACCTCAGCAGGGGAGGCTCTGCCTCTCCAGGACAGAGATTGGGTCCAACCCCTTGGTTGCCTTCCCAGCTCTGTACCTATTTTACACAGTCCAGTTTGGgcttaagttttattttcaacagGACTCATCCTTGATTCTCTATCAAAGCAGATCCCTACTATGGCTCCTTGCTATTCATTTTCTCACTTCTACATTCttaacagcaaatatttttgtgatgTGGTGGAGATGCTGTACATAAGTAAAGCAATTTGGGAGAGATAAGGTACATTTGTTTCTTATCTGTGTAAGGGATCACAGGGGTTCTAGTCAAGTGACAG encodes the following:
- the PEBP1 gene encoding phosphatidylethanolamine-binding protein 1; translation: MPVDLGLWSGPLSLTEVEQKPAHPLRVKYGSVEIDELGKVLTPTQVQHRPTSIEWDGCDPQKLYTLVLTDPDAPSRKDPKFREWHHFLVTNMKGNDVGSGTVLSDYVGSGPPKGTGLHRYVWLVYEQPKQLSCTEPVLSNRSGDKRGKFKVASFRSKYELGVPVAGTCYQAEWDDYVPKLYEQLSGK